In Mustelus asterias chromosome 30, sMusAst1.hap1.1, whole genome shotgun sequence, a genomic segment contains:
- the LOC144480794 gene encoding uncharacterized protein LOC144480794, translated as MEKPWKCEDCGKRYKAPSLLEVHRRSHTGERPFACWVCGKGFTDSSTLQRHQQVHTGESAFTCCQCGKGFTQISSLQTHQRVHTGERPFTCSQCGKGFSKSSNLQKHQRVHTGERPFSCSACGKRFTQLSHLQTHQRVHTGERPFTCSQCGKGFTQLYTLQTHQRVHTGERPFTCSQCGKGFTDLSNLQTHQRVHTGERPFTCSQCGKGFTDLSNLQTHQRVHTGERPFTCSQCGKGFTQLSNLRRHQRVHSGERPFTCPVCGKGFTRLSILQSHQQVHTGRNCSSALSVGRDSVIHPPC; from the coding sequence ATGgaaaaaccgtggaaatgtgaagactgtgggaagagatacaaagcgCCCTCTctactggaagttcatcggcgcagccacactggggagaggccgttcgcctgctgggtgtgtgggaagggattcactgattcatccactctgcagagacaccagcaagttcacactggtgagagtgcattcacctgctgtcagtgtgggaagggatttactcagatatcaagcctgcagacacaccagcgagttcacactggggagaggccattcacctgctctcagtgtgggaagggattcagtaagtCATCCAACCTACAgaaacaccagcgtgttcacacaggcgagaggccattcagctgctctgcatgtgggaaaagattcactcagttatctcacctgcagacacaccagcgagttcacactggggagagaccattcacttgctctcagtgtgggaagggattcactcagttgtacaccctgcagacacaccagcgagttcacactggggagagaccgttcacctgctctcagtgtgggaagggattcactgatttatcaaacctgcagacacaccagcgagttcacactggggagagaccgttcacctgctctcagtgtgggaagggattcactgatttatcaaacctgcagacacaccagcgagttcacaccggggagaggccattcacctgctctcagtgtggaaagggattcactcagttatctaatctgcggagacaccagcgagttcactctggagagaggccattcacctgccctgtgtgtgggaagggattcactcggttatccatcctgcaatcacaccagcaagttcacaccgggagaaactgttcatctgctctcagtgtgggaagggattctgtgattcatccaccctgctga
- the LOC144480776 gene encoding uncharacterized protein LOC144480776 — protein sequence MEKPWKCVECGKGFGFPSQLEVHRRSHTGERPFTCSVCGKGFTHSYNLLTHRRVHTGERPFTCPVCGKGFTRSSHIVTHQLVHTDERMFTCSDCEKSFKCKKDLLTHQRIHTGERPFTCSVCGKGFIQSSHLQTHQLVHSDNKLFNCSHCAKSFKNKKDLLTHQYTHTGERPFTCCVCGKGFSRPPALLNHQRIHTGERPFTCSDCGKGFINSSNLLIHQQLHTGDRPFTCSECGKGFTRSYNLLTHQQVHSEERPFTCYVCGKGFTRSSNLLNHQRVHTGERPFTCSMCGKGFSQSSNLLTHQRIHSGERPFTCSVCGKGFSHLSYLLNHQRVHTGERPFTCNVCGKGFIQSSHLLSNTGKFTNDCKVTQLPVSLLPVPNLTSHF from the exons atggagaaaccgtggaaatgtgtggagtgcgggaaaggattcggtttcccatcacaactggaagttcatcggcgcagtcacactggggagagaccgttcacctgctctgtttgtgggaagggattcacccattcatacaaccttctgactcaccgacgggttcacactggggagaggccgttcacctgccctgtgtgtgggaagggattcactcgctcatcccacattgtgacacaccaacttgttcacacagatgagagaatgtttacatgttctgactgtgagaagagttttaaatgcaaaaaagatctgctgacgcaccaacgtattcacactggggagagaccattcacctgctctgtgtgtgggaaaggattcattcagtcatcccacctgcagacacatcaacttgttcactctgataacaaactttttaattgttcccactgtgcgaagagctttaaaaacaaaaaggatctgctgacgcaccaatatactcacactggggagaggccattcacctgctgtgtgtgtgggaagggattcagccgtccacctgccctattgaaccaccagagaattcacactggggagaggcccttcacctgctcagactgtgggaagggattcattaattcatccaaccttctgatacaccagcagctccacacaggggatcgaccgttcacctgctctgaatgtgggaagggattcacccgttcatacaaccttctgacacaccagcaggttcacagtgaggagaggccattcacttgctacgtgtgtgggaagggattcactcgttcatccaacctattgaatcaccagcgagttcacactggggagaggccgttcacctgctccatgtgtgggaagggattcagtcagtcatccaacctgctgacacatcagagaattcacagtggggagaggccatttacctgctctgtctgtgggaagggattttctcatttatcttatcttctgaaccaccagcgagttcacactggggagaggccgttcacctgtaatgtctgtggaaagggatttattcagtcatcccacctgctaagtAACACCGGCAAGTTCACAAacgactgcaag gtaacacaacttcctgtttctctgctgccggttccaaacctcacatctcacttctga